In Thunnus thynnus chromosome 4, fThuThy2.1, whole genome shotgun sequence, the DNA window gaaatgatccctgccaCCAGTGAGGAACATCTTGTACATTCAGCCATTTGTGACAAATGGGAATTTTGTTCAAAAGAATGGGAAACACTTGACCAGGAAAATcctacagctgttttttttttctttttccagaatgtaaaatcaatcaaatgttACCTTTCCATATCTGTACAGAAGGCTCTCCACAGTCGATCCAAAAAAGTTAACGTTCTGTTCAAAATTCTTTGCACTCTCCtgtaaacagaaaacagttgAGCTGCTAGAAAAAAAGCTAATGTGTTATATGTATGTGCTCAAAATATATCTTATAAGAGTTAAGAGAAAGTTCTTACTGCCAAGCTGGGATGCACCACTCCGTCTTTTCCGGTCAAGCCAAGGTCCACTGAACCTCCGACTGAGCTCCTCAGTTTTTTACCTAACATGCCCATAGCCAGACCGATATTTCCCTTCTTCATCTCCCTGGAGGCAGAGCAGAGACAACACTGAGACACTAAAGAGTGACCAAAGACCATCCTGGaagtttttaataaattacaCAACCTTGTGATGGAATTCTAGGGAAAACTATTCACACACAAGAAAATCAATAATGTCGATATCATGGCCAGACAGATTCACAGGTACTTTTGGATGAAAGTGATGaagctttaaaaaacattaaaacaacattaaagctacagtatgtacttTCCTTTCTCAGGTTTTTAAGTAAGCCTCACCCTTCCAACCAATCAGAGAAGGCCAAAAATCAGGGGTGGTAGCTCATGGTCGTCAATCAGTACAAGAACTTCTGATCTAATACTCTTCTTGTATTGAGGCTCCAAGCTAACATCTAAGTTATCTTACTGCTATGCAAATTAGGGAAAAAGATCAATGAattattattcacaaaaaaaagaaatcccaGCTCTACATGATTTGAATATTCTTACTTTATTTTCCCTGTGAGGACTTTGCCAGCATATTGCATTCCAGTGAGAGCGATGTACATCCTCAGAATTTCATTGGTCCCCTGAAAACAGATGAGAAGCTATAAATATCATGTTTACGATTTCACATTTATTATACTACGTGTGGCAATGCAGCCTATGAAGAACACTCTGCGCTGTGTGTTATAATAGGACACTACATTTTGATGTTAGATATTTACAAGAGTTCAAAAATTCCAAATCAATAAAGGCATCAGAGGGAGGatatgaatttaaataaataataaatgatttagATTATGATTGATTCACACTTTATGACACGcataaaaactgtttaaatggCTGATAAACTGCAAGTCTGCTCAGTTCTTTAATTCCAAATACAGACAGAAACCAAAATCCTCACCAAGTTGATCCAGGGAAGACATTTCATTCCAAAGTCAATTGTGCCCCCTGGTGGCCAGTTATGGTCTAAATTTTTACAGAGCTCTCCCTAAACCTCTTTTATTATAAtctattcattttttgtttaattttgagaTCTACAAAATCTCAgaatcagttttaaaaaaccCAACACGGGTAATATGAGCGTAACTAAACAATATAAACTCATTTTCATTGATAAAAACTCTCAGAAATATGACTGAGGATCTGACCTTGGTGTTCTCAGTGGTGCTTTAATGATTGAATAATTATTAGAGTACCTCAAAGATAGGCAGGATGCGACAGTCCCTGACGTAGCGCTCGAAAGGGTAGTTCTTTGTATAACCCAGACCTCCGAAGACCTGAAGAGCTTCACTGACACAAATCCAGCCTCCTTCTGAGCTGAACACCTGCACAGACGATACAGAATACACatcattaaacattttgttttatactGGTTTGACATGAACAAGGTTTGATGACAACCGTGTCTAACCTTGACCATGGCGGCCTCTACAGAACAGTCTGGAAGCCCCGGTTTGTCCATCATTCCTGCCGTCAGGTACGCCATGCTCTCCATCACGAAGGCATTAAGGGCCATCACTGCAAACTTCTCCTACAGCACagaggcaaacacacaccttaTTCACTTCTGAACAGACTGAGTGGTGGTGATTATTCACTAGACTCTAATGAGGGGAACGTGGAACGTACCTGAATCATACCGAATTCACTCAGGCTTTTGTTAAACTGCTTCCTGGTTGCAGCGTACTCAGCCGTCAATCCTACAGCGAGCCAGAAAGAGAAGATGTCAAACTGAAGAAATTCCAAAAAACTCACCCACACAACTCTTAATCTGTTATCTCAGCTGCTCTATGGGGTTTTTACCTATCAGTTTTTTTATCATTCCAGCTGAAGAACTGCCCATACTGAACCTCCCTGAGTTGAGGATGTTCATGGCGATCTGTCCGACACAAAGCAAAAGCTTGGTGTAAAAACCAACATAACCTTATAGATACAGTCATGTACAATAGTTTGTGTTGAGGACAGGATAAAACTTACCTTAAACCCACCACCTACTTCTCCGATTACATTCTCCAGTGGCACTGGGACGTTGTCAAAGGACACTTCACAAGCTGAAAAAAGTCAAAGTTTAATTACAAATGACATGAAAGGACACAAACTCTACCAAGACCACTCCGTATGTTCATCCTGTCATCCAAACCCATGAAAGACTTACTATTGGAGCCCCGGATGCCCAGTTTGTCCTCAGGCTTGCCGCTAGTGATTCCCCCGAAAGCCCTCTCCACGATAAACGCCGAAATCTTATCCTTCTTCACGCCATCTACGACAACCTCTGTCCTTGCAAACACCGTCATAACATCTGCCATCCCTCCATTTGAAATCCAAATCTGATGACACAAATAGAAAGacatgggatttttttttttttttagagtttaaGGCAAATCAAATAATGTGAGAGGATTTATTGATGTACATTTGAAGCCTAGATCAAACATTTGCAAACTTGATTCTTCTCACCTTAGAGCCGTTGATGAGGTAATGTGTGCCGTCATCTGACAGGGTTGCTCGGGTCTGAATAGAGGCTGCATCGCTTCCACTGAAATGATCACACTGAATGTAAGTGAAGCTAATCCAACCCTATACTGAGACATAAAGTATAGATGCTGTCACAATTTCAACCTGGCAATGGAGGGTGCTAATTTCTGACTGGCTGGCGGGCGTCCTTTAAGATCTTATAACTGGACTACTCAAAATTTAACCTCTGTTAGGATGTTAGGATACAGTACCTATAAGAAGTTCCTTTCATTTCTTAGTGATTGTACTTTTCAATCACTTTTTTGCTGAGCTGCTTGGGGTGTTTCTTTCTGTTGGAGGTTTTGCCACAATACTGACTCAAAGGTTAGACTTTACACATACAGGTGTGTCATAATTACACACAGGTGatctccattaaaaaaaaacaaacaaatagttGGCTACAACAGTGATGTTTTACATGTCCTATGAAAGGGAGTAAATGCTTGTAATTTGTACTCTATATCTGTAATTAATTTACACCATTTCAGGCTGGCAATCACAGATGTAGACGATGCAGAGTctcagatatgaaaaaaaaagcttgaaaatgttttgagtaAAGAGAATGTATTCAATATGTTTAAAGGCCTCAGGGAGATGCATaatgtgtgtcatgtgtctgaaagtcaatatttattcactttatttcttGTTGACGTACTTGTGAACAACCTTTGTTCAAACTAAACCATAGGTAAACTGACCTACGGCTTGCAGTGCTGTCCACATGTCTCTGGCATCAAAGGGGACACTGTAATGAAGATGTGAATGAGGTTTTAGCGTCTTTACCTTCCAGGCTCTGTCAGACAGAAAGCTGCTACATGTTCTCCTGAGGCCAGTTTGGGCAAATACTTCTCCTTCTGTGCGTCATTCCCTGCTATCAGAATCCCCTGAAACACCAAACAGCTGTTAGCAAATCACACAAGACCTCCCTGCATGTCATCATACCAATCATGTTACCATAGATTTAAACTTGTTCTCAGAGTGATATTCCTCATCAGCCATGTACATCTGTGTtacactattttatttttaccttcaGTCCAATGGCCTGATGTGCAGCCAGTGTTACAGCAATAGAACCGTCTAATGAGATGATCTCTGCCAGTCGTGCATACATGGTGTTGGACAATCCCAGACCCCctgagatgaaaaaaacaaagatcttCTCACTGACTGCCTTTACACTGAGACACACGACTAATAGTGGTGTTGGCAGGGATGTACAGAGAAACCGCAATATGATCCATGCATAGCTCATGTTGCATGAGTTAAAATGTATATATCATCCTAAGAATTATCCTGTTATTTGAGACAGGCTGTCTCAGTCACATGACCTGCAGTCACCCTGTGCACATGAGGAGGCCATACATAgtcctgccaatggtttcacactgTTCCACTCATCTACAGGAGGCACTGATGCACTAGCCAAGATAGCGAAGAGGACTACAAGCTAGTAGGGCAGGAGTTGATCAATGACATATAAtaatgagaggaagacaaacaatgGCAATGGCATTTAAACGGGCCAGAAGTCATTTTGCATTTCACAGCAGCTCTTTatctctctgactgtctgttcctgcagttatcagctggtaaaatcttgttttaaaacctTAAATCAC includes these proteins:
- the acad9 gene encoding complex I assembly factor ACAD9, mitochondrial, which produces MMNVNRFTALSKFVQLGKRLDVCNTTQAVKEVLRLQQRRCFKTQSRNLAYAKDLFLGQVNKAEVFPYPEIGNEEVEEINQLVAPVEKFFNEEVDSAKIDQEAKIPPETLNGLKELGLFGIQIPEEYGGLGLSNTMYARLAEIISLDGSIAVTLAAHQAIGLKGILIAGNDAQKEKYLPKLASGEHVAAFCLTEPGSGSDAASIQTRATLSDDGTHYLINGSKIWISNGGMADVMTVFARTEVVVDGVKKDKISAFIVERAFGGITSGKPEDKLGIRGSNTCEVSFDNVPVPLENVIGEVGGGFKIAMNILNSGRFSMGSSSAGMIKKLIGLTAEYAATRKQFNKSLSEFGMIQEKFAVMALNAFVMESMAYLTAGMMDKPGLPDCSVEAAMVKVFSSEGGWICVSEALQVFGGLGYTKNYPFERYVRDCRILPIFEGTNEILRMYIALTGMQYAGKVLTGKIKEMKKGNIGLAMGMLGKKLRSSVGGSVDLGLTGKDGVVHPSLAESAKNFEQNVNFFGSTVESLLYRYGKTIVDEQLVLKRVADVLINLYAMTAVLSRASRSISIGLRNHDHEVLLANTFCSEAYFKNNYLMTQLQKHSPENNDANIKKIAREVLENRAYICSHPLERTY